GGGCCAAATGCCCGCTGGAATGTCCGTGCGCTTGACCACGATCCCGGCATGCCAGCCATGACTGACGAGATAAATTGTTCTGAAAGGCTCGTTGGGGCCTGGCGGAAACAGGCCGTTGGGCGGGGAGGCGCAGGCAAACAGCAGCACCGACATCAATACGATGGCGGCATGGACCTGTCGCGCTCTCATCAGTGGCTACTCTGCATCGGATTGCTCTTACGATGAAGATAAATAAGATGATCCTGAAAAACCAGTGCAAATCGTCAAATCAGTCTGGCTATTTTATAAAACGCCGCCTGATGGAATCGGTAGAATCGGGTGTTTATACTTGATGCGATATCAATGATACGCGGTATGATTTTTTCTCGTTCTTGTTATCTGTCTAATCATACTGTTCATTATCATGACTGCTAAACCGAAATTCGCGGAGCTTTACGATTCCTGGCGCCACGTCTTGCTCCTGTTATTTGTTGCTGCAGCCTCGCCGGCTGTGGCGTATGCTGCCGGCATGCCGAAAAACCAGACCATCACCCTGTTCATGGCCGGTGATGTCATGACCGGTCGTGGTGTTGACCAGGTATTGCCTTACCCGGGAGACCCCCGTTTACACGAGTCGTATGTCAAGAATGCCGGGCGATATGTTGCGTTGGCGGAAGCCGCCAATGGTTCGATTCAAAAACCGCTTCAGTGTGAGACGCTGTGGGGAGTGGCCTTGCAGGAATGGCAGCGTATCGCGCCGGATGTGCGACTCGTTAATCTGGAAACGAGTATTACCACGAGTCGAGACTACTGGCCGGGTAAAGGCATCCATTACAAGATGCATCCAAAGAACATAACCTGCCTGGTCGAAGCCGGGATTGATAACTGCTCGCTCGCTAATAATCACGTACTGGACTGGGGTTACACCGGGCTTAGCGAGACGCTGGTATCGCTGTCCGCTGCCGGTATCAGTTTTTCAGGCGCGGGCGAAAATCGCCAGCAGGCGGAGCGGGCCGCGATAATCGGCGTGGCAGGGAAAGGCAGGGTCATCGTGTTTTCCTACGGTTTTCGATCGAGCGGTATATCTTCCGAATGGGCGGCGCAATCGGACAAAGCGGGTGTGAACCTGTTGCCGGATTTGTCAGCACGCACGGTTCAGCGGATTAGGCGAGAGGTCGAGGAGCTGAAGCAGGCTGGCGATATCGTCATTGCCTCCATTCATTGGGGCAGTAACTGGGGCTATGCCGTCCCCGGGAGCCATATCGATTTTGCCCACCGGCTCATTGACGAGGCCGGCGTTGATGTGATCCATGGCCATTCTTCACACCATCCGAGACCACTTGAGGTATATAACGACAAGCTGATTATTTATGG
This DNA window, taken from Gammaproteobacteria bacterium, encodes the following:
- a CDS encoding CapA family protein; this encodes MPKNQTITLFMAGDVMTGRGVDQVLPYPGDPRLHESYVKNAGRYVALAEAANGSIQKPLQCETLWGVALQEWQRIAPDVRLVNLETSITTSRDYWPGKGIHYKMHPKNITCLVEAGIDNCSLANNHVLDWGYTGLSETLVSLSAAGISFSGAGENRQQAERAAIIGVAGKGRVIVFSYGFRSSGISSEWAAQSDKAGVNLLPDLSARTVQRIRREVEELKQAGDIVIASIHWGSNWGYAVPGSHIDFAHRLIDEAGVDVIHGHSSHHPRPLEVYNDKLIIYGSGDFINDYEGIGGYEEFRDDLVLMYFADIDPGSGKLVQLQLVPMQIKRFSLQRASEADSQWLQQTLNREGRLMETRLKLTEDLVLTLEK